The sequence below is a genomic window from Rhodothermales bacterium.
CACTTGGGAACGCCTCGCCCCGCTCCTACCCGGTCGAGCCGGTACGCCCGGCCGAAGCGGCGATGACAACCGCCGCTTTCTCGACGCCGTCGTTTGGATCGCCCGCAACGGCGGCCCCTGGCGCGACCTCCCCGCCGCACTCGGCCACTGGAACTCGGTC
It includes:
- a CDS encoding transposase, translated to MARYAISDATWERLAPLLPGRAGTPGRSGDDNRRFLDAVVWIARNGGPWRDLPAALGHWNSV